In Montipora foliosa isolate CH-2021 chromosome 13, ASM3666993v2, whole genome shotgun sequence, one DNA window encodes the following:
- the LOC137983287 gene encoding uncharacterized protein — translation MSCLCGDSIKWLSSPIMGGTIPKYYVNMSSLTDVQGNGFCCRMIHGVLSCGLTETQYSGVCQAANIGSEGDKTFDTVLKKLQYMAVVKEVCSESMLGAQEEAKNRPGYHANGECVITDARHDSSRSAAHTTVSALSFSTKKVVGVLNWSRASDVAAVSREVPMTKELLTLLIETQGFHISEVAHDFVLQLKTWIVSKGILNSFDSWHGAKSVTKALKKVASGPLRDQGTKWFSELSDKVKSTRTHIYFCMKNSSGNEDDFRETLLTVVDHYQDNHNKCSEGSRCKSEGYIMSKKLLTESRAIAAYKKAIMGTSIYRHATDYMRCRETFWIETLHTVMLIYVPKRIHFGDNTYNMRVELAVLDWNENVNREVSSLQMYQHARHPNRLAETRVLVEKTFNFREVIWSRFFKLNN, via the exons ATGTCTTGTTTGTGTGGTGATTCAATCAAGTGGTTGTCTTCTCCAATCATGGGGGGAACTATACCAAAATACTACGTGAATATGAG TTCTCTGACTGATGTTCAAGGTAATGGTTTCTGTTGTAGAATGATTCATGGGGTTTTGTCCTGTGGGTTGACAGAAACACAGTATTCCGGTGTCTGCCAAGCAGCAAATATTGGTTCTGAAGgtgacaaaacgtttgacacAG TGTTGAAGAAACTTCAGTACATGGCTGTTGTGAAGGAGGTTTGCAGTGAGTCCATGCTTGGTGCCCAAGAGGAAGCAAAGAACAGACCTGGCTATCATGCAAATGGCGAG TGTGTCATCACTGATGCAAGACATGATTCTAGCAGATCAGCAGCACATACCACCGTGTCAGCTCTGTCTTTCTC TACCAAAAAAGTTGTCGGAGTGTTGAACTGGAGCAGGGCTTCTGATGTTGCTGCAGTTAGTCGAGAGGTGCCAATGACGAAGGAATTGCTGACTCTTCTAATAGAAACTCAAG GATTTCACATTTCAGAAGTGGCTCATGACTTTGTCCTGCAGCTGAAAACTTGGATAGTCTCAAAGGGGATACTAAATTCCTTTGATTCTTGGCATG GTGCCAAATCAGTTACAAAGGCATTGAAGAAAGTAGCCTCTGGCCCACTGAGAGATCAAGGTACCAAGTGGTTTTCAGAATTATCTGACAAAG tGAAGAGCACTAGGACTCATATATACTTTTGTATGAAGAACAGTTCAGGAAATGAGGATGACTTTCGTGAAACCCTGTTAACAGTTGTTGATCATTACCAG GATAACCATAATAAATGTAGTGAAGGGTCAAGGTGCAAATCAGAGGGTTACATCATGAGCAAGAAGCTACTGACTGAGTCAAGGGCCATAGCAGCATACAAAAAAGCTATAATGGGAACATCTATTTATCGACATGCCACTGACTACATGCGG TGTAGGGAAACATTCTGGATAGAGACCCTCCATACTGTTATGCTGATCTATGTCCCCAAGAGAATCCATTTTGGGGATAACACATACAACATGCGTGTGGAATTGGCTGTGCTTGATTGG AATGAAAATGTGAATCGAGAGGTGTCATCCCTACAAATGTATCAGCATGCTCGACACCCCAACAGGCTTGCAGAGACCAGGGTGCTTGTGGAAAAAACATTTAACTTTAGAGAAGTCATCTGGTCGCGGTTTTTCAAACTaaataattaa